A single region of the Vicia villosa cultivar HV-30 ecotype Madison, WI linkage group LG4, Vvil1.0, whole genome shotgun sequence genome encodes:
- the LOC131594161 gene encoding hydroquinone glucosyltransferase-like: protein MEKTFHIAIVPGPWYSHLVSILQFSKLLVQLHPDFHVTCIIPTLGSPSTASNSFLQTLPSNINYTFLPPVNPNDLPQESTLESKLYLTVKLSLPSIHQALNSLTLRTPHVALVVDSICTQALDFAKEFNMLSYVYFPPSATALATYFHLLKLDEETSCEYRDLHEPIQVPGCVPIHGRDLVSQAQDRSNQSYRFLLQRVEKFCSVDGILINTFLEFEKGPIEALTEEGTWNSKVYPVGPIIQTRIESDDNRHGGIEYLTWLDKQEPCSVLYISFGSGGTLSQEQIVELSLGLELSDHKFLWVFRPPSSSASDAYLSVEDDIDTSRFLPSGFLERTKEQGMVIPSWAPQVRILSHGSVGGFLSHCGWNSILESVVHGVPLIAWPLFAEQRMNAVLLSEGLKVGLRPKVREDGIVEKVEISELIKCLMEGEECEKLRRLRINELKEAANSALKEDGSSTKTISQLAHKLRNLA from the coding sequence ATGGAGAAAACATTTCACATTGCCATTGTTCCAGGTCCTTGGTACAGCCACTTAGTTTCTATTCTTCAATTCTCCAAGCTACTTGTTCAACTCCATCCAGACTTTCATGTCACATGCATCATTCCCACACTTGGCTCACCCTCAACTGCCTCAAACTCATTCCTTCAAACTCTTCCATCAAACATCAACTACACTTTTCTCCCACCTGTGAATCCCAACGACCTGCCACAAGAATCTACCTTAGAAAGCAAACTTTACCTCACAGTGAAACTCTCTCTCCCATCTATACACCAGGCTTTGAACTCGTTAACTTTAAGGACTCCCCATGTTGCACTGGTGGTTGATTCTATATGTACTCAAGCACTAGATTTTGCTAAGGAGTTCAACATGTTGTCCTATGTTTACTTCCCTCCTTCAGCTACTGCTCTAGCTACCTACTTCCATTTGCTCAAATTGGATGAGGAAACATCATGTGAGTACAGAGATTTGCATGAACCTATTCAAGTACCTGGTTGTGTACCAATTCATGGTCGTGATCTTGTTTCTCAAGCTCAAGATAGATCAAATCAATCTTACAGATTCTTACTCCAACGTGTTGAAAAATTCTGTTCTGTTGATGGGATACTTATCAATACCTTCCTAGAATTTGAAAAAGGTCCCATAGAAGCATTGACAGAAGAAGGAACTTGGAACTCTAAGGTGTATCCTGTTGGACCGATTATCCAAACAAGAATAGAATCGGATGATAATCGTCATGGCGGAATTGAATATCTGACATGGTTAGATAAACAAGAACCTTGTTCCGTTTTGTATATTTCTTTTGGGAGTGGTGGTACACTTTCACAGGAACAAATTGTTGAGCTTTCTTTGGGCTTGGAATTGAGTGATCATAAATTTTTATGGGTTTTCAGACCACCAAGTAGTTCAGCTAGTGATGCATATCTTTCAGTAGAGGATGATATCGACACGTCGCGGTTTTTACCGTCCGGGTTTTTGGAGAGAACTAAGGAGCAAGGAATGGTTATTCCATCATGGGCACCGCAGGTTCGAATCCTTAGTCATGGGTCAGTGGGTGGGTTCTTGAGTCACTGTGGTTGGAATTCAATTCTTGAGAGTGTGGTGCATGGCGTGCCACTAATTGCATGGCCACTGTTTGCTGAACAGAGAATGAATGCAGTTTTGCTGAGTGAGGGTCTGAAAGTGGGACTGAGGCCAAAAGTTCGTGAAGATGGCATTGTCGAAAAGGTGGAAATTTCTGAGTTGATCAAGTGTCTCATGGAAGGCGAAGAATGCGAGAAATTACGCAGATTAAGGATCAATGAATTGAAAGAGGCTGCTAATTCTGCTCTTAAAGAAGATGGATCGTCTACAAAGACCATTTCTCAGTTAGCACATAAGTTGAGAAATTTGGCATAG
- the LOC131596515 gene encoding hydroquinone glucosyltransferase-like: MEKTVHIAIVPGPWYSHLVSILQFSKLLVQLHPDFHVTCIIPTLGSPSTASKSFLQTLPSNINYTFLPPVNPKDLPQGSTLESKIQLTVTLSLPSLHQALNSLTLRTPPVALVVDSLSAEALDLAKEFNMLSYVYFPPAATALATYFHLLKLDKETSCEYRDLPDAIQVPGCVPIHGRDLFDQAQDRSSQSYKFLLQRLNRFFSANGILINSFLEIEKGPIEALTEEGSGNPAVYPIGPIIQTRTESDYNSNGMECLTWLDKQQPCSVLYVSFGSGGTLSQEQIVELSLGLELSNHKFLWVFRAPSSSASDAYLSAENDIDPLLFLPSGFLERTKEQGKVIPSWAPQIQILSHKSVGGFLSHCGWNSILESVMQGVPLITWPLFGEQRMNAVLLSEGLKVGLRPKVHENGLVEMVEVSELIKRLMEREEGDKLRKRINELKEAANSALKEDGSSTKTIAQLTHKLRNLA; encoded by the coding sequence ATGGAGAAAACAGTTCACATTGCCATTGTTCCAGGTCCTTGGTACAGCCATTTAGTCTCTATTCTTCAATTCTCCAAGCTGCTTGTTCAACTCCATCCAGATTTCCATGTCACATGTATCATTCCCACACTTGGCTCACCTTCAACTGCCTCAAAGTCATTCCTTCAAACTCTTCCATCAAACATCAACTACACATTTCTTCCACCTGTGAATCCCAAGGACCTGCCACAAGGATCTACCTTAGAAAGCAAAATCCAGCTCACAGTGACACTCTCTCTACCATCTTTACATCAGGCTTTGAACTCCTTAACTTTAAGGACCCCCCCTGTGGCACTGGTGGTTGATTCTCTATCCGCCGAAGCTCTAGATTTGGCTAAGGAATTCAACATGCTGTCCTATGTTTACTTTCCTCCAGCAGCCACTGCTTTAGCTACTTACTTTCATTTGCTCAAATTGGATAAGGAAACATCATGTGAGTACAGAGATCTGCCAGATGCTATTCAAGTACCCGGCTGTGTACCAATTCATGGTCGGGATCTCTTCGATCAAGCTCAAGATAGATCAAGTCAGTCATACAAATTCTTACTCCAACGTCTAAACAGATTCTTCTCTGCTAATGGGATACTTATTAATAGCTTCCTAGAAATTGAAAAAGGTCCTATAGAAGCATTGACAGAAGAAGGAAGTGGCAACCCTGCTGTCTATCCTATTGGACCCATTATCCAAACAAGAACAGAATCTGATTATAATAGCAATGGCATGGAATGTTTGACATGGTTAGATAAACAACAACCTTGTTCAGTTTTGTATGTTTCTTTTGGGAGCGGTGGTACACTTTCACAGGAACAAATTGTAGAACTATCTTTAGGTTTGGAATTGAGTAATCATAAATTCTTATGGGTTTTCAGAGCACCAAGTAGTTCAGCTAGTGATGCATATCTTTCAGCAGAGAATGATATCGACCCTTTGCTTTTTTTACCATCTGGGTTCTTGGAGAGAACCAAGGAGCAAGGAAAGGTTATTCCATCATGGGCACCCCAGATTCAAATCCTTAGTCACAAATCAGTTGGTGGGTTCTTGAGTCACTGTGGTTGGAATTCAATTCTTGAGAGTGTGATGCAGGGTGTGCCACTAATCACATGGCCTCTGTTTGGGGAACAGAGAATGAATGCTGTTTTGCTGAGTGAGGGTCTAAAAGTGGGACTGAGGCCAAAAGTTCATGAAAATGGCCTTGTGGAAATGGTTGAAGTTTCTGAGTTGATCAAGCGTCTCATGGAAAGAGAAGAAGGCGATAAATTACGCAAAAggattaatgaattgaaagaggCTGCTAATTCTGCACTTAAAGAAGATGGATCATCTACAAAAACCATTGCTCAATTAACACATAAGTTGAGAAATTTGGCATAG
- the LOC131596513 gene encoding alpha-amylase-like, which yields MNWLKTEVGFVGWRLDMVVGYAPRFAKTYVEKTSPDFTVGELYRGVELGSDGKPLANQDVHRETLVNWVKDACGVVTTFDFTTKMILGAAVEGELWRMKDGNGKPPGMIGIMPSNAVTFVDNHDTGSQKLWPFPSDKVMLGYVYILTHPGHPTIFYDHYIEWGLMDPIKKLTTIRKRNGITATSSVNILAAEGDLYMAKIDDKIIVKIGPKLDLGNLLPSNAVVATSGQDYAVWEIK from the exons ATGAACTGGTTGAAAACAGAAGTTGGTTTTGTAGGATGGAGACTAGACATGGTTGTCGGATATGCTCCAAGGTTTGCAAAAACCTATGTGGAGAAAACATCACCTGATTTCACGGTTGGAGAGCTTTATCGAGGCGTCGAATTGGGTTCAGATGGGAAACCATTGGCTAACCAAGACGTGCACCGCGAAACTTTGGTTAATTGGGTAAAAGATGCCTGTGGTGTTGTAACTACTTTTGATTTTACAACTAAAATGATTTTAGGTGCTGCTGTTGAAGGTGAGCTTTGGAGGATGAAAGATGGTAATGGAAAACCACCAGGGATGATTGGAATAATGCCATCAAATGCTGTTACTTTTGTGGATAATCATGATACTGGTTCTCAAAAATTATGGCCATTTCCATCTGATAAAGTTATGTTGGGTTATGTTTACATTCTTACTCATCCTGGTCACCCTACAATT TTCTATGATCACTACATAGAATGGGGACTAATGGATCCTATAAAGAAATTGACAACAATAAGGAAGAGGAATGGAATTACAGCTACAAGCAGTGTGAATATTTTGGCTGCTGAAGGTGATCTCTATATGGCCAAAATTGATGATAAGATTATTGTTAAGATTGGACCTAAATTGGATCTTGGAAACCTTCTTCCATCAAATGCAGTGGTAGCTACTAGTGGACAAGATTATGCTGTGTGGGAAATTAAGTGA
- the LOC131596512 gene encoding protein WEAK CHLOROPLAST MOVEMENT UNDER BLUE LIGHT 1-like — MEEVENKPTSSRNAEQTPQAETSQENTDIIAPIDNQSSIEASIDSLGDNKIPEHDITHSPAVTDFPEVESNSTNVSVDQPIKQDEYLTTDNSTSTSQEMEHIHQGTIAADINNRQQDGGSTVTASGDNVDNLITEPSTSSSITKEFPIEPIDSPRDGVIDAPQENLVSTSNSEVHVAEESHQEPVVAESESGSLEDIVNTEKDGDSTVSVVDNQIEHGSGSLEDIVNTEKDGNSTVSVVNNQSEHGSGSLEDLVKMKKDGDSTVSVVDNQIEPSASSSEKIELQNDSKELNVNFNEVKVSDVAGEGVDSPTNEKKIEEKRGIIDTASPFESVKEAVSKFGGIVDWKAHRMVTVERRKQVEQELEKAHDEIPEYRKISEAAEQEKVQALQELDTTKRLIEELKLNLERAQTEEHQARQDSELAKLRVEEMEQGIAEDSSVAAKAQLEVAKARYTAAITEFSSVKEELDALRVEYASLVDEKGEAINRAEEAVAASKQVERSVEDLTIELIATKESLETAHSAHMEAEEHRIGTVMARDQDLLNWEKELKQEEQELEKLNQKILSAEDLKSKLSKASTLLLDLKSELNAYMESKSNQECGNEEGVSKAEQDKKSHNEIQEAIASAKKELEEVKLNIEKATSKVNYLKVAATSLRSELEQEKLSLALIRQREGMASVTVASIEAELNKTKTEISFVHMKEKEGRETILEMPKKLKEAAEEANKANLLAEEAREGLRRIKEEAEQAKASASTMNSRLLAAQKEIEAARASERLAIKAIKTLQESESARSNNKKEVDSSNGVKLSVEEYYNLTKQAHEAEEEANVRVATANSEIDIAKENESKTLEKLNEVNKEMAARRESLKIAMGKAEKAREGKLDAEQELRKWRAEHGQRRKAGETVQKAVNPNTSHSGKLEQNNRGNISHGHHFSSQKSYVRANNENGSSPDGKNGKKKKKSFFPRVFMFFARRKSHSTH, encoded by the exons AtggaggaagttgaaaacaaACCAACCTCCTCAAGAAATGCTGAACAAACTCCTCAAGCCGAAACCTCTCAAGAAAATACTGATATTATAGCTCCGATCGATAATCAATCTTCCATTGAAGCTTCCATCGACTCACTCGGTGATAACAAAATACCGGAACATGATATCACTCATTCTCCAGCTGTGACCGATTTCCCTGAAGTAGAATCGAACTCAACGAATGTTTCCGTTGATCAACCTATAAAACAAGATGAATATCTTACAACAGATAATTCAACTTCAACCTCACAAGAAATGGAACACATCCACCAAGGAACTATAGCTGCAGATATCAATAACAGACAACAAGACGGTGGTTCAACTGTTACTGCTAGCGGCGACAACGTTGATAATCTTATTACGGAGCCCTCAACATCCTCTTCTATAACAAAAGAGTTTCCGATTGAACCTATag ATTCACCTCGAGACGGAGTTATTGACGCACCTCAAGAAAACTTAGTTTCAACCTCAAATTCTGAAGTTCATGTAgcagaagaaagtcatcaagaacCTGTAGTTGCAGAATCCGAATCAGGATCTTTAGAAGATATAGTGAACACGGAGAAGGATGGTGATTCTACTGTCAGTGTTGTCGATAATCAGATTGAACATGGATCCGGATCTTTAGAAGATATAGTGAACACGGAGAAGGACGGCAATTCTACTGTCAGTGTTGTCAATAATCAGAGTGAACATGGATCTGGATCTTTAGAAGATTTAGTGAAGATGAAGAAGGATGGTGATTCTACTGTCAGCGTCGTTGATAATCAGATTGAACCATCGGCTTCGTCGTCTGAAAAAATAGAGTTGCAGAATGATAGCAAAGAACTAAATGTAAATTTCAATGAAGTCAAGGTTTCGGATGTTGCTGGTGAAGGTGTTGACTCACCTACAAACGAGAAGAAAATCGAGGAAAAAAGAGGTATAATTGATACAGCATCTCCATTCGAATCTGTTAAAGAAGCTGTTTCTAAATTCGGAGGAATCGTCGATTGGAAGGCTCATAGAATGGTGACCGTCGAG CGGCGCAAGCAAGTTGAACAAGAGCTTGAAAAAGCACACGACGAGATTCCGGAGTACAGGAAAATATCGGAGGCGGCTGAACAAGAAAAAGTTCAAGCACTTCAGGAGCTTGACACTACAAAAAGACTAATAGAAGAACTAAAACTCAACCTAGAGAGAGCACAGACCGAAGAGCATCAAGCAAGACAAGACTCGGAACTCGCAAAGCTTAGAGTGGAAGAGATGGAGCAAGGTATTGCCGAAGATTCCAGTGTGGCAGCCAAGGCGCAGCTTGAGGTCGCGAAAGCCAGGTATACGGCTGCCATTACCGAGTTTTCATCGGTGAAAGAAGAGCTTGATGCATTGCGTGTGGAATACGCTTCCTTAGTTGATGAAAAAGGTGAAGCTATTAACAGAGCCGAAGAGGCTGTTGCTGCGTCAAAGCAAGTAGAAAGGTCGGTAGAAGATTTGACAATCGAGCTGATTGCCACAAAAGAGTCTTTGGAAACCGCACATTCTGCGCATATGGAAGCAGAAGAACACCGAATAGGAACCGTCATGGCAAGAGATCAAGATTTACTCAATTGGGAGAAGGAACTTAAACAAGAAGAGCAAGAATTAGAAAAACTCAACCAGAAAATTTTGTCGGCCGAGGATCTTAAATCTAAGCTGAGTAAAGCTTCTACGCTGCTTCTCGATTTGAAATCCGAATTAAATGCGTATATGGAATCAAAGTCAAACCAAGAATGCGGCAATGAAGAAGGAGTCTCGAAAGCGGAACAGGACAAAAAATCACACAACGAAATACAAGAAGCAATTGCATCGGCTAAAAAGGAACTTGAGGAAGTAAAGCTTAACATAGAGAAAGCTACTTCTAAGGTAAATTACTTAAAGGTGGCTGCAACATCGTTAAGATCAGAACTCGAACAAGAGAAATTGTCGCTCGCGTTGATTAGGCAAAGAGAAGGAATGGCTTCCGTTACAGTCGCGTCTATTGAAGCCGAGCTGAACAAAACCAAAACGGAAATCAGTTTCGTTCATATGAAGGAAAAAGAAGGCAGAGAGACAATCCTTGAAATGCCGAAGAAACTAAAAGAAGCGGCCGAAGAGGCTAATAAGGCCAACTTGCTTGCCGAAGAAGCTCGCGAAGGGCTTAGAAGAATAAAGGAGGAAGCCGAACAAGCCAAGGCGAGTGCAAGTACCATGAATAGTAGATTACTTGCAGCTCAAAAAGAGATCGAAGCTGCAAGAGCTTCTGAAAGGTTGGCGATAAAAGCAATTAAAACATTGCAAGAGAGCGAATCGGCTAGaagcaacaacaaaaaagaagTGGATTCATCGAACGGTGTGAAACTATCGGTCGAGGAGTACTATAATCTTACCAAACAAGCTCATGAAGCAGAAGAAGAAGCCAATGTGAGAGTTGCGACCGCGAATTCTGAGATTGATATAGCTAAGGAGAACGAATCGAAAACCTTGGAGAAGTTGAATGAAGTGAACAAAGAAATGGCTGCTAGAAGAGAATCTTTGAAGATTGCAATGGGGAAAGCCGAGAAGGCAAGGGAAGGAAAATTAGATGCAGAACAAGAATTAAGAAAGTGGAGAGCCGAACACGGGCAACGAAGAAAAGCCGGCGAAACAGTCCAAAAAGCAGTAAACCCGAACACAAGCCATAGTGGTAAACTCGAACAAAATAATAGGGGAAATATTTCTCATGGACATCACTTTTCAAGTCAAAAGTCTTATGTTCGTGCGAACAATGAAAATGGATCTTCGCCGGATGGGAAAAacggaaagaagaagaaaaagtcgTTTTTTCCGCGGGTTTTTATGTTCTTTGCAAGAAGAAAATCACATTCAACTCATTAA
- the LOC131596514 gene encoding vacuolar protein-sorting-associated protein 11 homolog: MYQWRKFEFFEEKYVAKCMIPEEQQEDDTNEKVKKERKIECCSSGRGKVVTGFDDGTVCLFDRGLKFNYSFQPHSSSVLFLQQLKQRNFLVTVGEDEQLAAQQSPLCLKVFDLDKMQSESTSTASPDCVGILRIFTNQFPEAKITSFIVLEEVPPILLIAIGLDNGSIYCIKGDIARERITRFKLQVENHSDKTLSSVTGLGFKVDGQSLQLFAATPNSVSLFSLHDQPPRRQTLDQIGCGINSVAMSDRSEFIIGRPEAVYFYEVDGRGPCWAFEGEKKLVGWFRGYLLCVIADQRTGKHTFNIYDLKNRLIAHSALVKEVSHMLYEWGNIILIMKDKSALSIGEKDMESKLDMLFKKNLYTVAINLVQTQQADAAATSEVLRKYGDHLYSKQDYDEAMSQYIHTIGHLEPSYVIQKFLDAQRIYNLTNYLEKLHEKGLASKDHTTLLLNCYTKLKDVEKLNLFIKSEDSIGELKFDVETAIRVCRAANYHEHAMYVAKKAGRHEWYLKILLEDLGNYEEALEYISSLESSQAGMTIKEYGKILIEHKPLETIEILIRLCTDEGDKRGQSNGVYVSMLPSPVDFLSIFVHYPHSLMDFLEKYTNKVQDSPAQVEINNTLLELYISNELNFPSVSQSNEGSDFLNGASGKLSNSSAQTNGTIADHKSSDKDKGRRERRKKGLHMLKSAWPPETEHPLYDVDLAIILCEMNAFRDGLLYLYEKMKLYKEVITCYMQAHDHEGLIACCKRLGDSVKGGDPSLWEDVLKYFGELGEDCSKEVKEVLNYIERDDILPPIIVLQTLSKNPCLTLSVIKDYIARKLEQESKMIEEDRQAIDKYQEDTQTMRKEIQDLRTNARIFQLSKCTACTFTLDLPAVHFMCMHSFHLRCLGDNEKECPECAPEYRSVLEMKRNLETNSKDQDRFFQQVKSSKDGFSVIAEYFGKGIISKTSNGSTSGLRSGNASSSSGF; the protein is encoded by the exons ATGTATCAGTGGCGGAAGTTCGAATTCTTCGAGGAGAAGTACGTCGCAAAATGCATGATTCCAGAGGAACAACAAGAAGATGACACCAATGAGAAAGTAAAAAAGGAGAGGAAAATTGAGTGCTGTTCGAGTGGAAGGGGTAAGGTGGTAACTGGTTTTGATGATGGCACCGTTTGCTTGTTCGATCGAGGACTCAAGTTCAATTATAGTTTTCAACCTCACTCTTCTTCGGTTCTGTTTCTTCAACAGCTCAAG CAACGCAACTTCCTGGTAACGGTTGGGGAGGATGAACAGCTTGCTGCCCAGCAATCACCTCTGTGCCTGAAGGTTTTTGACTTAGATAAGATGCAATCTGAAAGTACGAGCACGGCGAGTCCGGATTGTGTTGGGATATTGCGGATATTCACTAATCAGTTTCCCGAGGCAAAG ATTACATCTTTTATTGTCTTAGAGGAAGTGCCTCCTATACTACTTATAGCGATTGGCTTAGACAATGGTTCTATTTACTGCATTAAAGGAGATATTGCACGGGAGCGTATCACCCGTTTCAAGCTTCAAGTGGAAAACCATTCAGACAAAACTCTTTCCTCGGTCACTGGTCTTGGGTTTAAGGTTGATGGTCAATCACTTCAGTTGTTTGCGGCAACCCCAAATTCTGTGAGCTTGTTTTCATTGCATGATCAACCACCAAGGAGGCAAACCCTTGATCAGATTGGGTGTGGTATAAACAGCGTTGCAATGAGTGACCGTTCT GAGTTTATAATTGGTCGGCCAGAGGCAGTATATTTTTATGAAGTTGATGGGCGTGGTCCTTGTTGGGCTTTTGAAGGAGAAAAGAAATTGGTAGGATGGTTCCGCGGATACCTCTTGTGTGTTATTGCAGATCAAAGAACAGGAAAGCATACTTTCAATATCTATGACCTGAAGAATCGTTTAATAGCCCACAGTGCACTGGTTAAAGAAGTTTCACATATGCTCTATGAATGGGGTAACATCATACTCATAATGAAGGACAAATCAGCTTTATCTATTGGGGAAAAGGATATGGAAAGCAAGTTAGACATGTTATTCAAGAAAAACCTATATACAGTAGCAATTAATCTTGTTCAGACTCAACAAGCAGATGCTGCAGCTACTTCTGAAGTTCTGAGAAAATACGGTGATCACCTATACAGCAAGCAAGACTATGATGAGGCAATGTCCCAGTATATACATACTATTGGTCACCTTGAACCTTCTTATGTGATACAGAAGTTTCTGGATGCTCAAAGAATCTACAACCTCACAAATTACTTGGAAAAGCTACATGAGAAGGGTCTTGCTTCTAAAGATCACACCACACTTCTATTAAACTGTTACACCAAATTGAaagatgttgaaaaattaaacCTATTTATCAAAAGTGAAGATAGCATTGGGGAACTTAAGTTCGATGTGGAAACAGCAATCAGGGTTTGCCGTGCTGCCAATTACCATGAGCATGCAATGTATGTTGCAAAGAAAGCAGGGAGGCATGAATGGTACTTGAAGATCTTGCTTGAAGATCTTGGTAATTATGAAGAGGCTTTGGAATATATTTCTAGTCTGGAATCAAGTCAAGCAGGGATGACAATAAAGGAGTATGGTAAAATTCTGATAGAGCACAAGCCACTGGAGACAATTGAGATTCTCATTAGGCTTTGCACAGATGAGGGTGACAAAAGAGGACAGTCAAATGGTGTGTATGTGTCTATGTTGCCATCTCCTGTTGATTTTCTCAGCATCTTCGTTCATTACCCTCATTCCCTTATggattttcttgaaaaatatacaAACAAGGTGCAGGACTCACCTGCTCAGGTGGAGATTAACAATACCCTCTTAGAGTTGTATATATCCAATGAATTGAACTTTCCTTCAGTATCACAATCTAACGAGGGTTCAGATTTCCTTAATGGAGCATCAGGAAAACTTTCGAATTCAAGTGCCCAAACCAATGGAACTATTGCTGATCACAAAAGTTCAGACAAGGATAAGGGTCGTCGTGAAAGGCGTAAAAAGGGTCTACACATGCTTAAGAGCGCATGGCCGCCAGAGACAGAACACCCGCTTTATGATGTTGATTTAGCCATTATATTATGTGAAATGAATGCATTCAGAGATGGGCTCTTGTATTTGTATGAAAAGATGAAACTCTATAAGGAAGTAATCACTTGCTATATGCAAGCGCACGATCACGAGGGATTAATTGCGTGCTGCAAAAGACTGGGTGATTCAGTTAAAGGAGGGGATCCATCTCTTTGGGAAGATGTACTAAAATATTTTGGTGAGCTTGGAGAAGATTGCTCCAAAGAAGTAAAAGAAGTTTTGAATTACATTGAGAGAGATGATATTTTGCCCCCCATAATTGTCCTTCAAACTCTATCAAAAAATCCCTGCCTCACACTTTCTGTGATCAAAGATTACATTGCACGGAAGCTTGAGCAGGAATCAAAGATGATTGAAGAGGACCGACAAGCTATTGATAAATATCAG GAAGACACCCAGACAATGAGGAAGGAGATTCAAGATCTCAGGACAAATGCAAGGATTTTTCAGCTTAGCAAGTGCACGGCATGCACTTTTACCCTAGATCTTCCCGCTGTGCATTTCATGTGCATGCACTCATTCCATTTGCGGTGCCTTGGTGATAATGAAAAAGAATGCCCCGAGTGTGCCCCAGAATATAGGTCTGTCTTAGAAATGAAAAGAAATTTAGAGACAAATTCTAAGGATCAGGACAGGTTTTTCCAGCAAGTTAAGAGCTCCAAAGATGGGTTTTCTGTCATTGCTGAATATTTTGGAAAAGGGATTATCAGCAAAACAAGCAATGGATCCACTTCAGGTCTTAGATCTGGAAATGCATCATCCAGCAGTGGCTTCTGA